One genomic segment of Natrialbaceae archaeon AArc-T1-2 includes these proteins:
- a CDS encoding alpha/beta fold hydrolase — MEDTPTREAGSTVGPHGKPTADVDELVTHGQTIANGVRLHYVAAGPEDGPPVVLLHGFPEFWYTWREQLPALAAAGYRVLAPDMRGYNRSEKPHGIDVYRLPTLADDVAAFVRTVNDAAHVVGHDWGGVVAWDVARSHPETVSTLSVLNAPHPVEYARELDLEQIRRSWYALTFQLPWLPERLLARRGFASLERLFREWTVRPDAFTDDDLARYRVALRQPGALESAINYYRAFARTMVRDQLPGAIPVVGDRLVEPVDRVDVPTLVCWGERDPALSLARSDGLEAYATDVVVERYPDAGHWVHLDAPGRVTERLLSSFSR; from the coding sequence ATGGAGGACACACCCACACGAGAGGCGGGCTCGACCGTCGGTCCGCACGGGAAACCGACGGCTGACGTCGACGAGTTGGTCACACACGGACAGACGATCGCAAACGGCGTTCGCCTGCACTACGTCGCGGCCGGCCCCGAGGACGGACCGCCGGTCGTCCTGCTCCATGGCTTCCCGGAGTTTTGGTACACCTGGCGCGAGCAGCTGCCGGCGCTCGCCGCGGCAGGCTATCGCGTCCTCGCGCCCGACATGCGCGGGTACAACCGCTCGGAGAAACCCCACGGGATCGACGTCTATCGGCTCCCGACGCTCGCGGACGACGTCGCGGCGTTCGTCCGGACGGTAAACGACGCTGCCCACGTCGTCGGCCACGACTGGGGCGGCGTCGTCGCCTGGGACGTCGCCCGATCTCACCCCGAAACCGTCTCGACGCTGTCGGTCCTGAACGCACCGCATCCGGTCGAGTACGCCCGCGAACTCGATCTCGAACAAATCCGGCGCTCGTGGTACGCTCTCACGTTCCAGCTCCCGTGGCTGCCCGAGCGGCTGCTCGCCAGACGCGGGTTCGCCTCGCTCGAGCGGCTCTTCCGGGAGTGGACGGTCCGACCCGACGCGTTCACCGACGACGATCTCGCACGCTACCGGGTCGCGCTCCGTCAGCCGGGGGCGCTCGAGTCCGCGATCAACTACTACCGGGCGTTCGCTCGGACCATGGTCCGAGATCAGCTCCCGGGAGCGATCCCGGTCGTCGGCGACCGGTTGGTCGAACCCGTCGACCGGGTCGACGTCCCGACGCTCGTCTGCTGGGGCGAGCGCGATCCGGCGCTGTCTCTCGCCCGGAGCGACGGCCTCGAGGCGTACGCCACCGACGTCGTCGTCGAGCGGTATCCGGACGCTGGCCACTGGGTCCACCTCGACGCTCCGGGGCGGGTAACCGAACGGCTGCTTTCGTCTTTCTCGAGATGA
- a CDS encoding ubiquitin-like small modifier protein 1 has product MELELRFFATFREAVGRKELEREFDDDATVGDVLETLEGEYDGLEGQLIEDGEIRPQLSVLKNGRDVAHMEGVATDLEDGDLLSVFPPIAGGASGST; this is encoded by the coding sequence ATGGAACTCGAGTTGCGATTTTTCGCGACCTTTCGGGAGGCCGTCGGACGGAAAGAACTCGAGCGCGAGTTCGACGACGACGCCACCGTCGGCGACGTTCTCGAGACGTTAGAAGGCGAGTACGACGGTCTCGAGGGACAGTTGATCGAAGACGGTGAGATCCGTCCACAGCTAAGCGTGTTGAAAAACGGCCGCGACGTCGCCCACATGGAGGGAGTGGCGACCGACCTGGAGGACGGTGACCTGCTCTCGGTGTTTCCGCCGATTGCGGGCGGTGCCAGCGGGTCGACGTGA
- a CDS encoding HVO_0649 family zinc finger protein: protein MAARDGRNGSSPFDRLRQKLDATGFRCRDCGYVDENGSWQAATSGAQVTYQHSCPKCDAVSTRDLRLE, encoded by the coding sequence ATGGCAGCAAGAGACGGCAGAAACGGAAGTTCACCGTTCGATCGACTCCGACAGAAACTCGATGCAACCGGGTTCCGTTGCCGAGACTGTGGATACGTCGACGAAAACGGCAGCTGGCAGGCGGCTACCTCGGGAGCGCAGGTCACGTACCAGCACAGCTGTCCGAAGTGCGATGCAGTCTCGACTCGTGATCTGCGTCTCGAGTGA
- a CDS encoding aminotransferase class IV: protein MEGDLVSELLYHVDGELVPAGEATVSVEDRGFRYGDAAFETLRAYGGDLFEWPAHADRLERTCDVLAIDHGLSRTDLRRRIDETLSANDLADAYVRLSITRGVQPGKLTPDPEVDPTVVVYVAPLPRGGLDGEPVWDGPATVETVSTRRIPDAAIPAAAKTHNYLNGILARTELTDGDEALLLDVDGHVAEGATSNVFFVDDGTLYTPTTDGPVLPGITREAVLELAMEAGISTHEGRYVPATVREADEAFLTNSTWELRPVASIDGVDIGGGPVADRLARLFDQCVERTCYS from the coding sequence GTGGAGGGAGACCTCGTGAGCGAACTGCTGTATCACGTCGACGGCGAACTCGTCCCTGCCGGCGAGGCGACCGTTTCGGTCGAGGACCGCGGCTTTCGGTACGGCGACGCCGCCTTCGAGACGTTGCGAGCGTACGGCGGCGACCTCTTCGAGTGGCCCGCCCACGCCGACCGCCTCGAGCGAACCTGCGACGTCCTCGCGATCGACCACGGCCTCTCGCGGACTGACCTCCGCAGGCGGATCGACGAGACGCTTTCTGCGAACGACCTCGCGGACGCGTACGTCCGCCTCTCGATTACTCGCGGCGTCCAGCCCGGAAAACTCACCCCCGACCCCGAGGTCGATCCGACGGTCGTCGTCTACGTCGCCCCCCTTCCACGGGGTGGTCTCGACGGCGAACCCGTCTGGGACGGGCCGGCGACGGTAGAGACCGTCTCCACACGCCGGATCCCCGACGCGGCGATTCCGGCGGCGGCGAAGACCCACAACTACCTGAACGGCATCCTCGCCCGGACCGAACTCACAGACGGCGACGAGGCCCTGCTGCTCGACGTCGACGGCCACGTCGCGGAAGGCGCGACGAGCAACGTCTTCTTCGTCGACGACGGCACGCTCTATACGCCGACGACCGACGGCCCCGTGTTGCCAGGGATCACCCGCGAGGCCGTCCTCGAGCTGGCGATGGAGGCCGGAATTTCGACTCACGAGGGACGGTACGTGCCAGCGACGGTCCGCGAGGCCGACGAAGCCTTTCTTACGAACTCGACGTGGGAACTCCGTCCCGTCGCGTCGATAGACGGCGTCGATATCGGCGGCGGGCCGGTCGCCGACCGACTCGCGAGGCTGTTCGACCAGTGCGTCGAACGGACGTGTTATTCGTAG
- a CDS encoding anthranilate synthase component II, whose product MTANPSETRVLVVDNYDSFVYNLVQYVGELADEVVVRRNDAISLADVRELDPTGIVVSPGPGTPAEAGISSPLFAETEYPILGVCLGHQALCAAHGAPVVHAPEVVHGKPSVVSHDGDGVFEGLPERVQVGRYHSLAVERDALPDALCETATTTDEREVLMAVRHRKLPHVGVQFHPESILTRDADGTDDGACGRETSLEFGKRMIRNFCVMAREWRETS is encoded by the coding sequence GTGACCGCGAACCCGAGCGAAACGCGCGTGCTCGTGGTGGACAACTACGACTCGTTCGTCTACAACCTCGTCCAGTACGTGGGTGAACTCGCCGACGAGGTGGTCGTTCGGCGCAACGACGCGATCTCGCTCGCGGACGTGCGCGAACTGGATCCGACGGGAATCGTCGTCTCACCCGGCCCCGGCACGCCCGCGGAGGCAGGAATCTCGAGTCCCCTGTTCGCCGAGACCGAGTACCCGATCCTGGGGGTCTGTCTCGGGCACCAGGCGCTGTGTGCGGCCCACGGCGCGCCCGTCGTCCACGCCCCCGAGGTCGTCCACGGTAAACCCTCCGTCGTCTCCCACGACGGCGACGGCGTCTTCGAGGGACTTCCCGAGCGCGTTCAGGTCGGTCGGTATCACTCGCTCGCTGTCGAACGCGACGCGCTTCCCGACGCCCTGTGTGAGACCGCGACGACCACGGACGAACGCGAGGTGTTGATGGCCGTCCGCCACCGGAAACTGCCCCACGTCGGCGTCCAGTTTCACCCCGAGAGCATCCTGACGCGCGACGCCGACGGCACGGACGACGGCGCCTGCGGCCGGGAAACCTCGCTCGAGTTCGGCAAGCGGATGATCCGGAACTTCTGTGTGATGGCTCGCGAGTGGAGGGAGACCTCGTGA
- a CDS encoding response regulator, with amino-acid sequence MSNDRTRRTTPAQILLVEDNPGDVRLTEEALAEGRIENDLHVVTDGVEALEFLERRGEHADAPRPDLVLLDLNLPRKNGDEVLEVMNDDPDLQRIPVIVLTSSKAEEDVISSYELCANAYLTKPVDPTEFIETIRAFEQFWLSIVRLPPEERP; translated from the coding sequence ATGAGTAACGACCGGACCCGACGAACGACGCCAGCACAGATCCTCCTCGTCGAGGACAACCCCGGCGACGTCAGACTCACGGAGGAAGCGCTCGCGGAGGGACGAATCGAGAACGACCTCCACGTCGTCACCGACGGCGTCGAAGCCCTCGAGTTCCTCGAGCGACGCGGCGAGCACGCGGATGCCCCACGACCCGATCTCGTCTTGCTGGATCTCAACCTCCCGCGCAAAAACGGTGACGAGGTGCTCGAGGTGATGAACGACGATCCGGATCTCCAGCGCATTCCGGTCATCGTGTTGACGAGCTCGAAAGCCGAAGAGGACGTCATCTCCTCGTACGAACTGTGTGCGAACGCCTACCTCACGAAGCCGGTCGATCCGACCGAGTTCATCGAAACGATCAGGGCGTTCGAACAGTTCTGGCTCAGTATCGTGCGACTACCGCCGGAGGAGAGACCATGA
- a CDS encoding aldehyde ferredoxin oxidoreductase family protein produces MTELGGFQDKVARVDLGEESVAYESIDDEDATKYIGARGLGVKYVFEQGPDVDPLGPDNLLAFMNGPLSGTQVTMSGRIAVCTKSPLTGTVTDSHQGGWSGARLKWAGFDGLLFEGQADDPVYAYVEDGELELRDASHLWGKGFHEARDTLEEEVDGEYGKNLSIMGIGPGAENEVRFGCIINEDDRASGRGGTGCVMGNKNLKAVVVKSGTKMPQPADPETFKEGHQAAMQAIQESDVTAPNEGGLSVYGTNVLMNITEEMDGLPTGNARYTSTRAASEDRGIDFDAERVSGENVRENILVDEPTCHSCPVACKKEVEVDYMHKGEEMNVRMESFEYEPAFSLGPNSMNDDRDSIAVMIDRCNDLSIDAIETGNMLAMAMEMSEDGNVDEDVDWGDTETMIEMIKKIGHREGIGDLLAEGADRIAEELDAHENSIAVKGQTIPAYDPRCMKGMGIGYATSNRGACHLRGYTPAAEILGIPEKVDPYEWEGKGELTAQFQDLHAISDSFDICKFNAFAEGIEEYVTQYNGMTGRDVSEDELLQAGERVYNLERYYNNLVGFDGSDDSLPERFLEDGIPGQGGSDGEYCELEEMKDEYYDHRGWVDGVVPDEKLEELEIEIGPGTGVSGGGAAAAGDD; encoded by the coding sequence ATGACAGAACTCGGCGGATTTCAGGACAAGGTTGCCCGCGTCGACCTCGGCGAGGAGTCGGTTGCGTACGAGTCGATCGACGACGAGGACGCGACGAAGTACATCGGCGCGCGCGGCCTCGGCGTAAAGTACGTCTTCGAACAGGGGCCGGACGTCGACCCGCTCGGCCCCGACAACCTGCTCGCGTTCATGAACGGGCCGCTGTCGGGCACGCAGGTGACGATGAGCGGCCGCATCGCCGTCTGTACCAAATCGCCACTGACGGGGACGGTCACCGACAGCCACCAGGGCGGCTGGTCGGGCGCGCGTCTGAAGTGGGCCGGTTTCGACGGCCTGCTGTTCGAAGGTCAGGCCGACGACCCGGTATACGCCTACGTCGAAGACGGCGAACTCGAGTTACGAGACGCCTCTCACCTCTGGGGCAAGGGCTTTCACGAGGCCCGTGACACGCTCGAAGAAGAGGTAGACGGCGAGTACGGCAAGAACCTCTCGATCATGGGGATCGGTCCCGGCGCGGAAAACGAGGTCCGCTTCGGGTGTATCATCAACGAGGACGACCGTGCTTCCGGGCGGGGCGGCACCGGCTGTGTGATGGGGAACAAGAACCTCAAGGCGGTCGTCGTCAAATCGGGGACAAAGATGCCCCAGCCCGCGGATCCGGAGACGTTCAAGGAGGGCCACCAGGCCGCGATGCAGGCCATCCAGGAGTCGGACGTCACCGCACCAAACGAGGGCGGGCTCTCGGTGTACGGGACCAACGTCCTGATGAACATCACCGAGGAGATGGACGGCCTCCCGACGGGCAACGCCCGCTACACGAGCACCCGCGCCGCGAGCGAGGACAGAGGCATCGACTTCGACGCCGAACGTGTCTCCGGCGAGAACGTCCGCGAGAACATCCTCGTCGACGAGCCGACGTGTCACTCCTGTCCAGTCGCGTGCAAGAAGGAAGTCGAGGTCGACTACATGCACAAAGGCGAGGAGATGAACGTCCGCATGGAGTCCTTCGAGTACGAGCCCGCGTTCTCGCTCGGTCCGAACTCCATGAACGACGACAGAGACTCCATCGCCGTGATGATCGACCGCTGTAACGACCTCTCGATCGACGCCATCGAGACGGGCAACATGCTCGCGATGGCGATGGAGATGAGCGAGGACGGCAACGTAGACGAGGACGTCGACTGGGGCGACACCGAGACGATGATCGAGATGATCAAAAAGATCGGCCACCGCGAGGGCATCGGCGACCTGCTCGCGGAGGGTGCCGACCGCATCGCCGAGGAACTCGACGCCCACGAGAACTCGATTGCGGTCAAGGGCCAGACGATTCCAGCCTACGACCCCCGCTGCATGAAGGGGATGGGCATCGGCTACGCCACCTCGAACCGCGGTGCCTGTCACCTTCGCGGGTACACCCCCGCCGCGGAGATCCTCGGCATCCCCGAGAAGGTCGATCCCTACGAGTGGGAGGGCAAAGGCGAACTCACCGCCCAGTTCCAGGACCTCCACGCCATCAGCGACTCCTTCGACATCTGCAAGTTCAACGCCTTCGCCGAGGGCATCGAGGAGTACGTCACCCAGTACAACGGGATGACCGGCCGCGACGTCAGCGAGGACGAACTGCTCCAGGCCGGCGAACGCGTCTACAACCTCGAACGCTACTACAACAACCTCGTCGGCTTCGACGGGAGCGACGACTCACTGCCGGAGCGATTCCTCGAGGACGGTATCCCCGGCCAGGGCGGCTCCGACGGCGAGTACTGCGAACTCGAGGAGATGAAAGACGAGTACTACGACCACCGCGGCTGGGTCGACGGCGTCGTCCCGGACGAGAAACTCGAGGAACTCGAGATCGAGATCGGCCCCGGCACCGGCGTCAGCGGTGGCGGTGCGGCCGCAGCCGGCGACGACTGA
- a CDS encoding DUF1328 family protein codes for MLEVLQIGGGGFLYWALVFFVLAIVAAAVGARGVAGISMEVARIFVVVFLILAVVSLLL; via the coding sequence ATGCTCGAGGTACTACAGATCGGCGGCGGCGGCTTCCTGTACTGGGCACTCGTCTTTTTCGTGCTCGCAATCGTCGCTGCGGCGGTCGGCGCTCGAGGCGTCGCCGGAATTTCGATGGAGGTCGCCCGAATCTTCGTGGTGGTCTTTCTGATCCTCGCCGTCGTCTCGCTGTTGCTGTAA
- a CDS encoding DUF7344 domain-containing protein, translated as MKKTEAFRVLASADRQLVLHELVERDDGVSVDELSRHVAARRHKITPETVSSSAVERARVRLVHTHLPQLVATDTVDVDWDERRVSLTDDEATAELFEAATELDSWPPDDLLAPPSRSRG; from the coding sequence ATGAAGAAGACGGAGGCGTTCCGCGTCCTCGCTAGCGCTGACCGCCAGCTCGTACTCCACGAACTGGTCGAGCGAGACGACGGCGTCTCCGTAGACGAACTATCACGGCACGTCGCTGCCCGAAGACACAAGATCACTCCCGAAACGGTCAGCAGTTCCGCAGTCGAGCGAGCTCGAGTACGGTTGGTTCACACTCACCTCCCACAGCTGGTAGCGACGGACACCGTCGACGTCGACTGGGACGAACGTAGGGTATCGCTTACCGACGACGAGGCGACGGCCGAGCTGTTCGAGGCCGCCACGGAGCTGGACAGTTGGCCGCCGGACGACTTGCTGGCACCGCCGTCTCGTAGCCGTGGCTAG
- a CDS encoding bacterio-opsin activator domain-containing protein, with product MDEPDAPREGESIGDGQPAALERIVDPVVAVADGTVSYVNAAATEAFDLSGDAVGRAAGDVLGEVWDDLEGAIDETAVGTARTVALADDRFDARVHRDVDGATVTFDGDADALDRDRVLKDRAIDETPVGVTISDPDREDNPLIYVNDAFQEITGYDVEEIVGRNCRFLQGEDSDPEAVAAMREAIEATEPVTVELKNYRRDGTEFWNEVTIAPVRDDDGTVTNYVGFQNDVTARKNAELEAQRRRTELERVLERVEGLVKDVTAAVAGASSRDDLEAAVCDRIAAEASYETVWIGERTPTTDSVEARATAGEEGSVSVDGDHPAVAALEGDEFVVDAGGETTVAAVPLSYNDVEYGVLTVRTAPGEAVDDREEVVLSALARAVASGINARETSRMLATDAVVAVDLEIADDDLAPAALSALADCELEYRRSVHRTDAETTSLFTATGASMADLEAAATELPGVDLEPVVERESSSLIELEIEDGIVEWLSDRGGVVRTITAADGTATLTLELPRSANVRDVVDALTRRYPETDVRSVQQRDRSDETSQEFARRLEKALTDRQLAALRRAYLGGYFEWPRPTTGEELAASMDVTRPTFHEHLRTAEAKLCRAFFDA from the coding sequence ATGGACGAGCCCGACGCGCCGCGGGAGGGTGAGTCGATCGGTGACGGTCAGCCGGCTGCCCTCGAGCGCATCGTCGACCCCGTCGTCGCCGTCGCCGACGGAACGGTCAGTTACGTAAACGCCGCCGCGACCGAGGCGTTTGACCTCTCCGGCGACGCGGTCGGTCGAGCGGCCGGCGACGTCCTCGGGGAGGTCTGGGACGACCTCGAGGGGGCGATCGACGAGACGGCCGTCGGCACCGCACGGACGGTCGCGCTCGCGGACGACCGGTTCGACGCCCGCGTCCACCGGGACGTCGACGGGGCAACGGTCACGTTCGACGGCGACGCAGACGCACTCGATCGCGACAGAGTACTCAAAGACCGGGCGATCGACGAGACGCCCGTCGGCGTCACGATCTCCGATCCCGACCGGGAGGACAACCCGCTGATCTACGTCAACGACGCCTTCCAGGAGATCACGGGCTACGACGTCGAGGAGATCGTCGGCCGCAACTGCCGGTTCCTCCAGGGCGAGGACTCAGATCCCGAGGCAGTCGCCGCCATGCGCGAGGCCATCGAGGCGACCGAACCGGTCACCGTCGAACTGAAAAACTACCGCAGAGACGGCACGGAGTTCTGGAACGAGGTGACCATCGCCCCCGTACGCGACGACGACGGCACCGTCACGAACTACGTCGGCTTCCAGAACGACGTCACCGCACGCAAGAACGCCGAACTCGAGGCCCAGCGACGTCGGACCGAACTCGAGCGCGTCCTCGAACGCGTCGAGGGGCTGGTCAAAGACGTCACCGCCGCCGTCGCGGGGGCGTCCTCGCGGGACGACCTCGAGGCGGCCGTCTGTGACCGGATCGCCGCCGAGGCGAGCTACGAAACGGTCTGGATCGGCGAGCGAACGCCCACGACCGACTCGGTCGAAGCGCGCGCGACGGCCGGTGAGGAGGGATCCGTCTCCGTCGACGGTGACCACCCCGCCGTCGCCGCGCTCGAGGGCGACGAGTTCGTCGTCGACGCCGGCGGAGAGACGACCGTCGCAGCCGTCCCGTTGTCGTACAACGACGTCGAATACGGCGTGTTGACCGTCCGGACGGCACCCGGCGAGGCCGTCGACGACCGCGAGGAGGTCGTCCTCTCCGCGCTCGCCCGGGCGGTCGCGAGCGGGATCAACGCCCGCGAGACGAGTCGGATGCTCGCGACCGACGCCGTCGTCGCGGTCGACCTCGAGATCGCAGACGACGACCTCGCGCCGGCCGCGCTCTCGGCTCTCGCCGACTGTGAACTCGAGTACCGCCGGTCGGTCCATCGCACCGACGCCGAGACGACCTCGCTGTTTACCGCCACGGGTGCATCGATGGCAGATCTCGAGGCGGCCGCGACCGAGCTTCCCGGCGTCGACCTCGAGCCAGTCGTCGAACGCGAGTCGTCGTCGCTGATCGAACTCGAAATCGAAGACGGGATCGTCGAGTGGCTCTCCGACCGCGGTGGCGTCGTCCGAACGATCACCGCCGCGGACGGGACAGCGACGCTGACACTCGAGCTACCCAGATCGGCGAACGTCCGTGACGTCGTCGACGCCCTGACACGGCGGTATCCGGAGACCGACGTCCGCTCGGTCCAACAGCGAGACCGCAGCGACGAGACCAGCCAGGAGTTCGCCCGCCGGCTCGAGAAAGCGCTCACCGACCGCCAGCTGGCGGCGTTGCGGCGGGCGTATCTCGGCGGGTACTTCGAGTGGCCGCGTCCGACGACCGGCGAGGAACTCGCGGCGTCGATGGACGTCACCCGGCCGACGTTTCACGAACACCTCCGGACCGCGGAAGCGAAGCTCTGCCGGGCGTTTTTCGATGCGTAG
- a CDS encoding PAS domain S-box protein — translation MASTDRPDGGELRAPVRQQETVAELGRRALETDDLEAFVEAAASAVTDVLEADCCTLFEARGDELVLREGVGVADDLVGSATVPADRDSQVGYALLTTEPVVVGDLEADSRFLSDRLAGRDVTSGITVVVGPTENPWGVFGIYTTDRRSFADHDVTFVRNVGNVLSSAIENERVKRRLHEERTLNERIVETSPIGITIVGRDGELQFANDRAEEIFGRERAWINELSFDDPDWDEIGVDGEPLEREDLPFPRIIESGEPLYDQVSGVLRPDGERVWISVNGAPLRDERGEIEGVVFAIEDVTERKEIERELHKSERKFRQLAENLEQVVWMSTPEKDEMLYVNPAYEEVWDRSREQLYENPDAFLEAIHPDDRDRVRASLDGQKGGEYDEEYRVVRPDGTVRWVRDRATPVYEDGAVDRIVGIANDVTERKRRERTLEESEQRYRTLLEHFPNGAVALFDESLEYTIAGGELLDELGIESEEIIGESVDERYPEELVSRIEPKFRGALAGEEHSVEIEYYDRDLLVYTLPVRNSSGNIFAGMLMAQDVTERKEARRKLEELVDELEASNEQLEQFAYAVSHDLQEPLRMVSSYLTLLERRYTDELDDDAREFIGFAVDGADRMQAMIDGLLEYSRIDTRGDPFEPVELDAVLEEVLADLEVRIEESNADVTVESLPRVYGDRSQLRQAFQNLIANAIEYSGERPPRVAVTAERADEGESETWRVSVEDDGIGIEPENADRIFEVFNRLHSQDEHPGTGIGLTLCRRIVDRHGGEIDVESEPGEGSTFTVSLPAVPPNTDHE, via the coding sequence ATGGCGAGCACCGACCGCCCGGACGGTGGCGAACTCCGGGCCCCTGTTCGGCAGCAAGAAACAGTCGCCGAACTCGGGCGACGCGCCCTCGAAACCGACGACCTCGAGGCGTTCGTGGAGGCAGCGGCGAGCGCCGTCACCGATGTCCTCGAGGCCGATTGCTGTACGCTTTTCGAGGCCCGCGGCGACGAACTGGTGCTTCGTGAGGGCGTCGGCGTGGCGGACGACCTCGTCGGATCCGCGACGGTGCCGGCCGACCGGGACTCCCAGGTCGGGTACGCGCTGCTCACCACCGAGCCGGTCGTCGTCGGGGATCTCGAGGCCGACTCGCGTTTTCTGTCGGATCGACTCGCCGGCCGTGACGTCACGAGCGGGATCACCGTCGTCGTCGGTCCGACCGAGAATCCGTGGGGCGTCTTCGGCATTTACACGACCGATCGACGGTCGTTCGCCGACCACGACGTCACCTTCGTCCGAAACGTCGGCAACGTTCTCTCGTCGGCGATCGAAAACGAGCGAGTGAAACGACGGCTCCACGAAGAACGGACGCTGAACGAACGGATCGTCGAGACGAGTCCGATCGGAATCACGATCGTCGGGAGAGACGGCGAACTGCAGTTCGCGAACGACCGCGCCGAGGAGATATTCGGGCGAGAGAGAGCGTGGATCAACGAACTCAGTTTCGACGATCCCGACTGGGACGAGATCGGCGTCGACGGGGAGCCACTCGAGAGGGAGGACCTGCCGTTCCCACGGATCATCGAGAGCGGAGAGCCGTTGTACGATCAGGTCAGTGGCGTCCTCCGCCCGGACGGCGAACGCGTCTGGATCTCCGTCAATGGAGCGCCGCTCCGTGACGAGCGCGGGGAGATAGAGGGCGTCGTCTTCGCGATCGAGGACGTCACCGAGCGCAAGGAGATCGAACGGGAGCTTCACAAGAGCGAACGGAAGTTCCGCCAGCTCGCGGAGAACCTCGAGCAGGTCGTCTGGATGTCGACGCCCGAGAAAGACGAGATGCTCTACGTGAACCCGGCCTACGAGGAGGTCTGGGACCGGAGCCGGGAACAGCTGTACGAGAATCCGGACGCGTTTCTCGAGGCGATTCATCCGGACGATCGAGACCGCGTTCGGGCGTCGCTCGACGGTCAGAAAGGGGGCGAGTACGACGAAGAGTACCGGGTCGTCCGTCCCGACGGGACGGTTCGGTGGGTGCGGGATCGTGCGACGCCCGTGTACGAGGACGGTGCGGTCGATCGGATCGTCGGGATCGCAAACGACGTCACCGAACGCAAGCGTCGCGAGCGGACACTCGAAGAGAGCGAACAGCGCTATCGGACGCTACTCGAGCACTTCCCGAACGGTGCGGTCGCGCTGTTCGACGAGAGCCTCGAGTATACGATCGCAGGCGGCGAGTTGCTCGACGAGCTCGGTATCGAAAGCGAGGAGATCATCGGCGAATCCGTCGACGAACGGTATCCCGAGGAGCTGGTTTCACGGATCGAGCCGAAGTTCCGCGGCGCGCTCGCGGGCGAAGAACATTCCGTCGAGATCGAGTACTACGACAGAGACCTACTCGTCTACACGCTGCCCGTCCGCAACAGTTCGGGCAACATCTTCGCCGGGATGCTCATGGCACAAGACGTCACCGAGCGCAAGGAGGCCCGGCGCAAGCTCGAGGAGTTGGTCGACGAGCTCGAGGCCTCGAACGAACAGTTGGAGCAGTTCGCCTACGCCGTCTCACACGACCTCCAGGAGCCGTTACGGATGGTCTCGAGCTACCTGACGCTACTCGAGCGACGCTACACGGACGAACTCGACGACGACGCCCGGGAGTTCATCGGCTTCGCGGTCGACGGAGCCGACCGGATGCAAGCGATGATCGACGGGCTGCTCGAGTACTCGCGGATCGACACCCGCGGCGATCCGTTCGAGCCGGTCGAACTCGATGCGGTACTCGAGGAGGTACTCGCCGATCTCGAGGTTCGGATCGAGGAGAGTAACGCCGACGTCACGGTCGAGTCGCTCCCTCGCGTCTACGGCGATCGCAGCCAGCTTCGACAGGCGTTTCAAAACCTCATCGCGAACGCGATCGAGTACTCAGGCGAGAGACCACCACGGGTCGCCGTCACCGCCGAACGGGCGGACGAGGGTGAAAGCGAGACGTGGCGCGTCTCCGTCGAGGACGACGGCATCGGTATCGAACCGGAGAACGCGGACCGCATCTTCGAGGTCTTCAACCGCCTCCACAGCCAGGACGAACACCCCGGAACGGGGATCGGTCTCACGCTCTGTCGGCGCATCGTCGACCGCCACGGCGGCGAGATCGACGTCGAGTCCGAACCCGGCGAGGGGTCGACGTTCACGGTTTCACTGCCAGCAGTACCACCAAATACGGACCATGAGTAA
- a CDS encoding SPW repeat domain-containing protein, producing MSDTAERPEGRSETMAEPEGMKWLSGIASLVGLWILVSPFVYAATDAGLWNNVIIGAAIFLIAGYNYYRIVNDYPTSVGAMSLVALLALWTIAAPFTFEIGVDALLWSNVVAGLLGLIFAGYVAYTGRRIRAGAPAGATD from the coding sequence ATGAGTGACACAGCCGAGCGACCGGAAGGACGATCGGAAACGATGGCCGAACCGGAGGGAATGAAGTGGCTTAGCGGCATCGCCTCGCTGGTTGGACTCTGGATCCTGGTCTCGCCGTTCGTGTACGCTGCCACGGACGCGGGACTCTGGAACAACGTGATCATCGGCGCGGCGATTTTCCTGATCGCGGGCTACAACTACTACCGGATCGTCAACGACTATCCGACCAGCGTCGGCGCGATGTCGCTCGTTGCCCTCCTCGCACTGTGGACGATAGCCGCCCCGTTTACCTTCGAGATTGGGGTCGACGCGTTGCTGTGGAGTAACGTCGTCGCCGGCCTTCTGGGACTCATCTTCGCCGGATACGTCGCCTACACCGGCCGGAGGATCCGCGCGGGAGCACCCGCTGGCGCGACCGATTAA